A genomic window from Promicromonospora sukumoe includes:
- a CDS encoding RNA polymerase sigma factor, producing the protein MSDDDAARRAVEAVWRIESAHIVGALTRYTRDFELAEDVAQEALAAALVSWPRDGTPRDPAAWLIATARRRAIDAYRRRAGRAERYAALAHGLAEGEVAVGLGAPTSSAPGALAGDPGAEPGLLDPERIDDDVLALMFVSCHPVLSREARIALTLRVVGGLTSDEIARAFLVPVATVQARITRAKKTIAAAQVPFEVPDGADRATRLSSVRGVLYVIFTEGSSATSGDDWIRHDLAREAVRLTRVLARLAPEPETFGLLALMELTAARFPARTGPSGEPVLLEDQDRRRWDRAAIRRGRAAIQRAVGPEGMASYALQAAIAECHAVAPSVPETDWERIVVLYEALGRIAPSPVVDLNRAVAVAMAHGPDLGLRAVDGLADQGVLAGSHLLPGVRGELLSRLGRTAEARGEYLRAAELCGNAAERGVLEAKAAALP; encoded by the coding sequence ATGAGCGACGACGACGCCGCGCGGCGGGCCGTCGAGGCGGTCTGGCGGATCGAGTCCGCCCACATCGTCGGCGCACTCACCCGCTACACGCGCGACTTCGAGCTCGCCGAGGACGTGGCCCAGGAGGCGCTCGCCGCGGCGCTCGTCTCCTGGCCGCGGGACGGCACGCCGCGCGACCCCGCGGCGTGGCTCATCGCGACGGCCCGGCGCCGGGCGATCGACGCCTACCGCCGTCGGGCCGGGCGGGCCGAGCGGTACGCCGCGCTGGCCCACGGGCTCGCCGAGGGCGAGGTCGCCGTGGGCCTGGGCGCGCCGACGTCGTCCGCCCCGGGGGCGCTCGCGGGCGACCCGGGCGCGGAGCCCGGGCTGCTCGACCCCGAGCGTATCGACGACGACGTGCTCGCCCTCATGTTCGTGTCCTGCCACCCGGTGCTCTCCCGGGAGGCGCGGATCGCCTTGACCCTGCGGGTCGTGGGCGGTCTGACCAGCGACGAGATCGCCCGCGCGTTCCTCGTGCCGGTCGCGACGGTCCAGGCGCGCATCACGCGCGCCAAGAAGACCATCGCGGCGGCGCAGGTCCCGTTCGAGGTGCCCGACGGCGCGGACCGCGCCACCCGGCTCTCGTCGGTGCGGGGCGTGCTGTACGTGATCTTCACCGAGGGCTCGTCGGCGACGTCGGGCGACGACTGGATCCGGCACGACCTGGCGCGCGAGGCCGTGCGCCTGACCCGAGTGCTGGCCCGGCTCGCCCCGGAGCCCGAGACCTTCGGCCTGCTCGCCCTGATGGAGCTGACGGCAGCCCGGTTCCCCGCCCGGACCGGGCCGTCGGGGGAGCCCGTCCTCCTGGAGGACCAGGACCGGCGCCGGTGGGACCGCGCGGCGATCCGGCGGGGCCGGGCGGCGATACAGCGCGCCGTCGGCCCGGAGGGCATGGCCTCCTACGCGCTCCAGGCCGCCATCGCGGAGTGCCACGCGGTGGCCCCTTCCGTGCCGGAGACCGACTGGGAGCGGATCGTGGTGCTCTACGAGGCGCTGGGCCGCATCGCGCCGTCGCCCGTCGTGGACCTGAACCGGGCCGTGGCCGTGGCGATGGCGCACGGGCCCGACCTCGGGCTGCGCGCCGTCGACGGCCTGGCCGACCAGGGCGTGCTCGCCGGGTCGCACCTGCTGCCCGGCGTGCGCGGCGAGCTGCTGTCCCGGCTCGGCCGCACCGCCGAGGCCCGCGGCGAGTACCTCCGCGCGGCGGAGCTCTGCGGCAACGCCGCAGAACGCGGCGTCCTGGAAGCCAAGGCGGCCGCCCTCCCGTAA
- a CDS encoding DMT family transporter: MSNATADSRQTSPLAPGRVADMSTTTGPEAPAAPAAPTSPAAPPAAPHRLLVPAAAAVTVVLWGSAFIGIRSAGFDYSPGALALGRIFVGTLALTVIAGLAGKLRLPRGRTLVGVVVWGVLWFGLYNLALNAAERTLDAGTASLLVGLAPILIAVFAGISLGEGFPARLLAGIGIAFAGVAGIALATSSGASDVVSVLLGLAAAVIYAGSTILQKRLLPQVDSLTMTWLGCLAGTVVCLPFLPVLVTELAAAPTSATLSVVYLGVFPTAIAFVTWGYALTRTTAGRLGAATYAAAPLAVLMSWALLGEVPTPVALAGGALCLAGVLVATLRLR, from the coding sequence ATGAGCAACGCCACGGCCGATAGCCGCCAGACCTCGCCGCTCGCGCCCGGCAGGGTTGCGGACATGAGCACCACCACCGGGCCGGAGGCCCCGGCAGCGCCGGCCGCGCCGACGTCCCCCGCCGCGCCGCCCGCCGCCCCGCACCGTCTGCTGGTCCCGGCCGCCGCCGCGGTGACCGTCGTGCTGTGGGGCTCGGCGTTCATCGGCATCCGGTCCGCCGGCTTCGACTACTCGCCGGGCGCCCTCGCCCTGGGCCGCATCTTCGTGGGCACCCTGGCGCTGACCGTGATCGCGGGCCTGGCCGGCAAGCTCCGGCTGCCGCGCGGCCGCACGCTGGTGGGCGTCGTCGTCTGGGGCGTGCTCTGGTTCGGGCTCTACAACCTCGCCCTCAACGCGGCGGAGCGCACGCTCGACGCCGGCACCGCGTCCCTGCTGGTGGGCCTCGCACCGATCCTCATCGCGGTGTTCGCCGGGATCTCCCTGGGGGAGGGCTTCCCCGCCCGGCTGCTGGCGGGCATCGGCATCGCGTTCGCGGGGGTCGCCGGCATCGCGCTGGCCACCTCCAGCGGGGCCTCCGACGTCGTCAGCGTGCTACTCGGGCTGGCGGCAGCGGTCATCTACGCCGGGAGCACCATCCTGCAGAAGCGGCTGCTGCCCCAGGTCGACTCGCTGACGATGACCTGGCTGGGCTGCCTGGCCGGGACGGTCGTGTGCCTGCCGTTCCTGCCCGTGCTGGTGACCGAGCTCGCGGCGGCCCCGACGTCGGCGACCCTGAGCGTCGTCTACCTGGGCGTGTTCCCCACGGCGATCGCGTTCGTCACCTGGGGCTACGCGCTCACCCGGACGACGGCGGGCCGCCTCGGCGCCGCGACCTACGCCGCCGCGCCCTTGGCCGTCCTGATGTCGTGGGCCCTGCTCGGCGAGGTCCCCACCCCGGTCGCCCTGGCCGGCGGCGCCCTGTGCCTGGCGGGCGTCCTGGTAGCCACCCTCCGCCTCCGTTGA
- a CDS encoding LPXTG cell wall anchor domain-containing protein, whose amino-acid sequence MTVMGASALLVAGLVASPAVAFAAPALAASPNAVSLSGADLVELAFPGASSDVLPAGQDEADELAATGASSVIGFTLIAVALVGGGTTLMVLRRQGALEG is encoded by the coding sequence ATGACCGTCATGGGAGCCTCCGCGCTCCTCGTCGCCGGCCTTGTAGCCTCCCCGGCCGTCGCGTTCGCGGCGCCCGCTCTGGCTGCCTCCCCGAACGCCGTCTCCCTGAGCGGTGCGGACCTCGTCGAGCTCGCCTTCCCGGGCGCGTCGTCCGACGTGCTGCCGGCCGGCCAGGACGAGGCCGACGAGCTGGCCGCGACCGGCGCGAGCAGCGTCATCGGCTTCACGCTGATCGCGGTGGCCCTCGTGGGCGGCGGCACCACGCTCATGGTCCTGCGGCGTCAGGGCGCGCTGGAGGGCTGA
- a CDS encoding DUF5997 family protein — protein sequence MSSPFASQRFKPSNAAKRLGVYLPATPQEFQDTPISRAELEELETNPPEWLAELRRNGPHPRPVVAGRLGISIAGLARGGITDPLTTEQINELRENPPEWLAQERQTAAQVRAEDERVEEARKAAEKKARSAR from the coding sequence ATGAGTTCCCCCTTCGCCTCGCAGCGGTTCAAGCCGTCCAACGCCGCCAAGCGACTCGGCGTCTACCTGCCTGCCACGCCGCAGGAGTTCCAGGACACCCCGATCTCGCGCGCGGAGCTCGAGGAGCTGGAGACCAACCCGCCCGAGTGGCTCGCGGAGCTGCGCCGCAACGGACCGCACCCGCGGCCGGTCGTGGCGGGGCGCCTCGGCATCTCGATCGCCGGTCTGGCCCGCGGCGGCATCACCGACCCGCTGACCACCGAGCAGATCAACGAGCTGCGCGAGAACCCGCCGGAGTGGCTGGCGCAGGAGCGGCAGACCGCCGCGCAGGTGCGGGCCGAGGACGAGCGGGTCGAGGAGGCCCGCAAGGCCGCCGAGAAGAAGGCCCGCTCCGCCCGGTGA
- a CDS encoding FKBP-type peptidyl-prolyl cis-trans isomerase: MTTLPTASGSFGDKPELTFPEGGAPAGLQVQVLAEGNGPVVESGRTIVVNYLGQTWGGHVFDNSYDRGTTIDFPIGVGAVIGGWDKGMVGQNVGSRLLLSIPPEHGYGARGVPQAGIGGGDTLVFVVDVVDVK, from the coding sequence GTGACCACGCTTCCTACCGCCTCCGGGTCCTTCGGTGACAAGCCGGAGCTGACCTTCCCCGAGGGTGGCGCACCCGCCGGCCTGCAGGTGCAGGTGCTCGCCGAGGGCAACGGTCCGGTCGTCGAGTCCGGGCGCACCATCGTGGTGAACTACCTGGGCCAGACCTGGGGCGGCCACGTCTTCGACAACTCGTACGACCGCGGCACCACGATCGACTTCCCGATCGGTGTCGGCGCCGTCATCGGTGGCTGGGACAAGGGCATGGTGGGCCAGAACGTCGGCTCGCGCCTGCTGCTCTCGATCCCGCCGGAGCACGGCTACGGTGCGCGCGGCGTGCCGCAGGCCGGCATCGGCGGCGGCGACACCCTCGTCTTCGTGGTGGACGTCGTCGACGTCAAGTGA
- a CDS encoding LysR family substrate-binding domain-containing protein — protein sequence MSQPVPDVDPSAPDVDPADTPETAAPSRLRLAYVPGATPGKWASVWQERLPDVPLDLVQVEATAVPEALEAGEVDAAIGRLPVDKDVFSAIPLYEEASVVCFSRDHLLAALDEDEAVSTADLAQETVWVPGDDVLFVGRTVPGLVPADPDGNPLDRVPATADVVATVAANVGVAVLPMSLARLHRRKDVTYRPLSDGPTAPVGLVWPIERTTDLVEELIGIVRGRTVNSSRGRGGPSARQAQDGASADAPTAKSARSGVKNSAKGGSAGTKGRSGAGRSAAKSGGRGGVQRGKGARPASSKKKKGKGR from the coding sequence GTGAGCCAGCCCGTGCCCGACGTCGACCCCAGCGCCCCTGACGTCGACCCCGCCGACACCCCCGAGACCGCCGCCCCGTCGCGCCTCCGCCTCGCCTACGTGCCCGGCGCGACGCCCGGCAAGTGGGCGAGCGTCTGGCAGGAGCGGCTGCCCGACGTCCCCCTCGACCTGGTCCAGGTCGAGGCGACCGCCGTACCGGAGGCGCTGGAGGCCGGCGAGGTGGACGCCGCGATCGGCCGGCTCCCCGTGGACAAGGACGTGTTCTCCGCGATCCCGCTCTACGAGGAGGCGTCGGTGGTCTGCTTCTCGCGGGACCACCTGCTCGCCGCCCTCGACGAGGACGAGGCCGTGTCCACCGCGGACCTCGCGCAGGAGACGGTCTGGGTGCCCGGCGACGACGTCCTCTTCGTCGGCCGCACCGTGCCCGGCCTGGTCCCGGCCGACCCGGACGGGAACCCGCTGGACCGGGTCCCGGCCACGGCCGACGTCGTCGCGACCGTCGCCGCGAACGTGGGCGTCGCCGTGCTGCCGATGTCGCTCGCGCGGCTGCACCGGCGCAAGGACGTGACCTACCGCCCGCTCTCCGACGGCCCGACGGCGCCCGTCGGCCTGGTGTGGCCGATCGAGCGCACCACGGACCTGGTCGAGGAGCTCATCGGCATCGTCCGCGGGCGCACGGTCAACAGCTCGCGCGGCCGCGGCGGGCCGTCCGCCCGCCAGGCCCAGGACGGCGCGTCCGCCGATGCGCCGACAGCGAAATCCGCGCGGTCCGGGGTGAAGAACTCTGCCAAGGGCGGGTCCGCCGGAACCAAGGGCCGGTCGGGTGCAGGCCGGAGTGCTGCGAAGAGCGGCGGCCGCGGAGGTGTTCAGCGCGGCAAGGGTGCGCGTCCGGCGTCGAGCAAGAAGAAGAAGGGCAAAGGACGGTAG
- a CDS encoding adenylyl cyclase yields MRTLRTTLRGAAVAAVAASLAAGAAVTALPATAAPAAADEGRTMAKASATKPEKPGKHKPTKPKTPKPKKAAADPDFGSNVTFIDETWTADQINAFLDTVNDEAEFSLDRHQVFFEPGTYGSAAGQDNPATATGIVNAHVGYYESIAGLGAQPDDVHINGALHVEPVVGCPNEPWACADPGSLTRFWRSISNMGINPIQRPVGEDAALPFPAGVTEPHQMRFAVSQAAPMRRMDIQGDLTIFGRYGEFASGGYLANSRVSGTIVSGSQQQWFTRNSEVGAWDGGVWNMVFAGVQGAPATNFGQTVGENVGVTTTVSSTPVSREAPFLYRGDDGELSVFVPNAKTDSSGTDWSTGPDAGQSIGISDFYVAKEGTDDAASINAALAGGKNLILTPGVYELDAPLTIDRADTVVLGLGYASLTPTAGNAVVEVGDVAGVKIAGITADANVPESETLIQVGPQGATVSDAADPTTLTDVFVRVGGPWAGKAVTSIEVNSPDTLLDHIWAWRGDHGNGIGWDVNTGAHGVIVNGDRVTATGLFVEHYQEEQTIWNGEDGQTLFYQNEIPYDVPNQAAWMDGDRLGYAAYRVADDVQNHSAIGTGTYSFFNQGQDIRLESGIQAPDTPGVTFRSMTAIFLNGSGGINHVINGTGGSVQQGTQRSQVVSYP; encoded by the coding sequence ATGAGGACACTTCGCACCACCCTGCGCGGCGCCGCCGTCGCGGCGGTCGCGGCATCGCTGGCCGCGGGCGCCGCGGTCACCGCGCTGCCCGCCACCGCGGCCCCGGCCGCCGCCGACGAGGGCAGGACCATGGCAAAGGCGTCCGCGACGAAGCCGGAGAAGCCCGGCAAGCACAAGCCGACCAAGCCCAAGACCCCCAAGCCGAAGAAGGCGGCGGCCGACCCGGACTTCGGCTCCAACGTCACGTTCATCGACGAGACCTGGACCGCCGACCAGATCAACGCGTTCCTCGACACGGTGAACGACGAGGCGGAGTTCAGCCTCGACCGGCACCAGGTCTTCTTCGAGCCCGGCACCTACGGGAGCGCCGCGGGCCAGGACAACCCGGCCACCGCCACCGGCATCGTGAACGCCCACGTGGGCTACTACGAGTCGATCGCCGGCCTCGGCGCGCAGCCCGACGACGTCCACATCAACGGCGCCCTGCACGTGGAGCCCGTGGTGGGCTGCCCGAACGAGCCCTGGGCGTGCGCCGACCCCGGCTCGCTGACCCGCTTCTGGCGGTCGATCTCGAACATGGGCATCAACCCGATCCAGCGCCCGGTCGGCGAGGACGCGGCCCTGCCGTTCCCCGCGGGCGTGACCGAGCCGCACCAGATGCGGTTCGCCGTCTCGCAGGCGGCGCCCATGCGCCGCATGGACATCCAGGGCGACCTGACGATCTTCGGCCGGTACGGCGAGTTCGCCTCGGGCGGCTACCTCGCCAACTCGCGCGTCTCCGGCACCATCGTGTCCGGCTCCCAGCAGCAGTGGTTCACCCGGAACTCCGAGGTGGGCGCCTGGGACGGCGGCGTCTGGAACATGGTCTTCGCCGGGGTGCAGGGCGCGCCGGCCACCAACTTCGGCCAGACGGTGGGCGAGAACGTCGGCGTGACGACGACCGTCAGCTCGACGCCGGTCAGCCGCGAGGCCCCGTTCCTGTACCGGGGCGACGACGGCGAGCTGTCCGTGTTCGTGCCGAACGCGAAGACCGACAGCAGCGGGACCGACTGGTCCACCGGGCCGGACGCCGGGCAGTCGATCGGGATCTCCGACTTCTACGTCGCCAAGGAGGGCACGGACGACGCCGCGTCGATCAACGCCGCGCTCGCCGGTGGCAAGAACCTCATCCTGACGCCGGGCGTGTACGAGCTCGACGCGCCCCTGACCATCGACCGCGCCGACACCGTCGTGCTCGGCCTGGGCTACGCCTCCCTGACCCCGACCGCCGGCAACGCCGTGGTCGAGGTCGGCGACGTGGCGGGCGTCAAGATCGCCGGCATCACCGCCGACGCCAACGTCCCCGAGTCGGAGACGCTCATCCAGGTCGGCCCGCAGGGGGCCACGGTCTCCGACGCCGCCGACCCGACCACGCTGACCGACGTCTTCGTCCGCGTGGGCGGCCCCTGGGCGGGCAAGGCCGTCACCTCCATCGAGGTGAACAGCCCCGACACGCTCCTGGACCACATCTGGGCCTGGCGCGGTGACCACGGCAACGGCATCGGCTGGGACGTCAACACCGGTGCCCACGGCGTCATCGTCAACGGTGACCGCGTCACCGCGACGGGGCTCTTCGTGGAGCACTACCAGGAGGAGCAGACCATCTGGAACGGCGAGGACGGCCAGACGCTCTTCTACCAGAACGAGATCCCGTACGACGTGCCGAACCAGGCCGCGTGGATGGACGGCGACCGCCTCGGCTACGCCGCCTACCGCGTCGCCGACGACGTGCAGAACCACTCCGCGATCGGCACCGGCACGTACTCGTTCTTCAACCAGGGCCAGGACATCCGCCTGGAGTCCGGCATCCAGGCGCCGGACACCCCGGGCGTGACGTTCCGGTCGATGACCGCCATCTTCCTCAACGGCTCGGGCGGCATCAACCACGTCATCAACGGCACCGGCGGCTCGGTCCAGCAGGGCACGCAGCGGTCCCAGGTGGTCAGCTACCCGTAA
- a CDS encoding class I SAM-dependent methyltransferase, whose translation MSPEVDAVLARLLPYPEDGSRADGPVAVDATDRLLLDEAAALIRERPDDVVVVGDRFGALTLGAIASGARHVRTQTDAVTAEAALTANSRRASRLLRDAHVAASAPGSPDAAGPGYTQHDRLEPRLFEGARVVLLQLPTSLAELTEIAEHVARYADPAVTLFAGGRVKHMTHAMNDVLAASFAQVGASLARQKSRLLIAREPRSDVGPLTYPVTARLTDREILDAIAPRGARAVAPGAPTADAPAGTAPDGLTVVAHGAAFAGATLDQGTRFLLAQAPRWPDLSDVQVPPVTCTSDTSEAPATPDRPVPGMDAHPVVVDLGCGTGILAAVLGLRYPHAHVLASDRSRAACDSAAATLAANGVRPAGVVRDDAGALLPIPDGSADLVLLNPPFHDRAALSTDAAHRMFATAGRVLRDGGELWTVFNTALHYRRALERAVGPTEHVAQNPRFTVTRSVRKLLTDMSVTGG comes from the coding sequence GTGAGCCCCGAGGTGGACGCCGTCCTCGCGCGGCTCCTGCCCTACCCCGAGGACGGGTCGCGGGCCGACGGCCCCGTCGCCGTCGACGCGACCGACCGGCTGCTGCTCGACGAGGCGGCGGCGCTGATCCGGGAGCGCCCCGACGACGTCGTGGTGGTCGGCGACCGGTTCGGCGCGCTCACCCTGGGCGCCATCGCGAGCGGTGCCCGCCACGTCCGCACGCAGACGGACGCCGTGACGGCCGAGGCAGCGCTGACCGCCAACTCCCGCCGCGCGAGCAGGCTCCTGCGGGACGCGCACGTCGCCGCGAGCGCTCCCGGGTCGCCCGACGCCGCCGGGCCGGGGTACACCCAGCACGACCGGCTCGAGCCCCGGCTGTTCGAGGGCGCCCGCGTCGTGCTGCTCCAGCTCCCGACGTCGCTCGCGGAGCTGACCGAGATCGCCGAGCACGTGGCCCGGTACGCCGACCCCGCCGTCACCCTGTTCGCCGGCGGGCGGGTCAAGCACATGACGCACGCGATGAACGACGTGCTCGCGGCGTCGTTCGCGCAGGTCGGGGCGTCGCTCGCCCGGCAGAAGTCGCGGCTGCTGATCGCCCGGGAGCCGCGGTCCGACGTCGGGCCGCTGACCTATCCCGTCACGGCGCGGCTCACCGACCGGGAGATCCTGGACGCGATCGCGCCGCGGGGTGCGCGCGCCGTCGCCCCGGGCGCTCCCACGGCGGACGCCCCGGCCGGCACCGCCCCCGACGGCCTCACCGTCGTCGCGCACGGCGCCGCGTTCGCGGGCGCCACCCTGGACCAGGGCACGCGCTTCCTCCTAGCCCAGGCCCCCCGCTGGCCCGACCTGTCAGACGTACAGGTCCCCCCGGTGACCTGTACGTCTGACACGTCGGAGGCACCCGCCACGCCCGACCGCCCCGTGCCCGGCATGGACGCCCACCCGGTCGTCGTCGACCTGGGGTGCGGCACCGGCATCCTCGCCGCCGTCCTCGGCCTCAGGTACCCCCACGCCCACGTGCTCGCCTCGGACCGGAGCCGGGCCGCCTGCGACTCGGCCGCGGCCACGCTCGCGGCGAACGGCGTCCGCCCGGCCGGGGTCGTGCGGGACGACGCCGGGGCCCTGCTCCCGATCCCCGACGGCTCGGCCGACCTCGTGCTGCTCAACCCGCCCTTCCACGACCGGGCCGCGCTGAGCACCGACGCGGCCCACCGGATGTTCGCCACGGCGGGCCGCGTCCTGCGCGACGGTGGCGAGCTGTGGACCGTCTTCAACACGGCCCTGCACTACCGGCGCGCGCTGGAGCGCGCCGTCGGGCCGACGGAGCACGTGGCCCAGAACCCGCGGTTCACCGTGACCCGGAGCGTGCGGAAACTACTTACCGACATGTCAGTGACCGGCGGTTAG
- a CDS encoding LysR family transcriptional regulator: MLDVHRLRVFRSVVASGSIGAAAANLGYTPSAVSQHVSALQRETGLKLLARHGRGIRPTAAGRALAAQADGVLERLGEAESMVADLRAGRTGSLSIAYFASVGSAWLPDVVRVITTDFPGVRLDLELAEHIPDKTEERADLQVAVAQTDFDAGSGFTAHHLLDDPYVAVLPRSHRFAGRDEIELAELAEESWVDNDFARGWCRRNLLEACTAAGFSPTFHVEAHDYPTAVAFVEAGIGMTVLPELGAVQLPAGTIAVPVVRPAPVRSIYAVVQDAVAHTPPAIAALEALRRAAVASRAAVVAA; the protein is encoded by the coding sequence ATGCTCGACGTCCACCGCCTCCGCGTCTTCCGCTCCGTCGTCGCCTCCGGATCGATCGGTGCCGCGGCGGCGAACCTCGGCTACACGCCCTCCGCCGTCAGCCAGCACGTCTCCGCGCTCCAGCGCGAGACCGGGCTCAAGCTCCTGGCCCGGCACGGTCGCGGCATCCGCCCGACGGCGGCCGGGCGTGCGCTCGCCGCGCAGGCCGACGGCGTCCTGGAACGGCTCGGCGAGGCCGAGTCGATGGTCGCCGACCTGCGGGCCGGCCGCACCGGCTCGCTCTCGATCGCCTACTTCGCCTCGGTGGGCTCGGCCTGGCTGCCCGACGTCGTCCGGGTGATCACCACGGACTTTCCCGGCGTGCGCCTCGACCTGGAGCTCGCCGAGCACATCCCGGACAAGACCGAGGAGCGGGCCGACCTGCAGGTCGCCGTCGCCCAGACGGACTTCGACGCCGGCAGCGGCTTCACCGCGCACCACCTGCTCGACGACCCGTACGTCGCCGTGCTGCCGCGCAGCCACCGGTTCGCGGGCCGCGACGAGATCGAGCTCGCCGAGCTGGCCGAGGAGTCCTGGGTCGACAACGACTTCGCGCGCGGCTGGTGCCGCCGCAACCTCCTGGAGGCGTGCACGGCCGCGGGGTTCAGCCCCACTTTCCACGTCGAGGCGCACGACTACCCGACGGCGGTCGCGTTCGTCGAGGCCGGGATCGGCATGACCGTGCTGCCCGAGCTCGGCGCCGTCCAGCTCCCGGCCGGCACGATCGCGGTGCCCGTGGTGCGGCCCGCCCCGGTCCGCTCGATCTACGCGGTGGTGCAGGACGCCGTCGCGCACACCCCGCCCGCCATCGCCGCGCTGGAGGCGCTGCGCCGGGCCGCCGTCGCTTCGCGGGCAGCGGTGGTGGCCGCATAG